One window from the genome of Magnolia sinica isolate HGM2019 chromosome 4, MsV1, whole genome shotgun sequence encodes:
- the LOC131241980 gene encoding noroxomaritidine synthase 2-like: MAERGTDVVTNWPIIGMLPSLLLNMHRLHDWCTEVLGATGRTFVFKGPWFGCMDMLITCDPANINHILTTNFANFPKGSDYVEIFDVHGDGIFNSEADVWRLQRRMAHTQIKFKGFRQFVAKTSREMVENRLIPLLKDMAHQSKVVDLQDLLQRFSFDRTCVLVFGVNPNCLSVDFPTVPFAVAVDEAKEVIHFRHTVPVSWWKLLRWLRIGRERKLAMAWDTIDRFISSHISMRREELRKPKINGTDEADAINLLTSYMGHESEDRTGNTIKTDKFLRDTTLNFLVAGRDTISASLTWFFWLVSKNPTVESKILAELRTIRSSEEGWPTKPRVFDAEELSGLVYLHAALCEALRLYPPVPLVHKGVTNFDVLPSGKRVHPGMRILYSLYAMGSMEAIWGKDCLEFKPERWISDQGTLKLEHSHKFLVFNAGPRTCLGKDISFTQMKAVAAAVISNFHVQVLEGQIVCPEFSIILYMKNGLMVEIRERRD; the protein is encoded by the exons atggcggaaagaggcaccgacg TCGTCACAAACTGGCCCATCATCGGGATGCTGCCGTCTCTCCTCCTCAACATGCACCGGCTCCACGACTGGTGCACTGAAGTCCTCGGTGCAACCGGTCGCACCTTCGTATTCAAGGGCCCATGGTTCGGCTGCATGGACATGCTCATCACATGTGATCCAGCTAACATAAACCACATCCTAACCACCAACTTCGCCAATTTTCCCAAGGGCTCGGATTACGTAGAGATCTTCGACGTTCACGGCGATGGGATCTTCAACTCCGAAGCTGATGTGTGGAGACTTCAGAGGAGGATGGCCCACACCCAAATCAAATTCAAGGGCTTCCGGCAGTTTGTTGCCAAGACGAGCCGCGAAATGGTGGAGAATAGGCTCATTCCCCTTCTCAAGGACATGGCCCATCAGTCCAAGGTTGTGGATTTGCAAGATCTGTTACAAAGATTCTCGTTTGATCGCACATGCGTTTTGGTGTTTGGTGTCAACCCGAACTGCCTTTCTGTCGATTTCCCGACCGTACCGTTCGCGGTGGCGGTTGATGAGGCGAAGGAGGTTATACATTTCCGGCACACCGTGCCGGTTAGCTGGTGGAAGCTGCTAAGGTGGCTGAGGATCGGTAGAGAGAGGAAATTAGCCATGGCATGGGACACGATCGACCGCTTCATATCGAGCCATATATCGATGAGAAGAGAAGAACTGAGAAAACCCAAGATCAACGGTACAGATGAAGCGGATGCAATCAACCTACTGACTTCCTATATGGGCCATGAATCGGAGGATCGAACAGGGAATACAATCAAGACCGATAAGTTCCTCAGGGACACAACATTGAACTTTTTGGTCGCTGGACGGGACACCATCAGCGCATCACTTACATGGTTCTTTTGGCTTGTATCGAAGAATCCAACCGTTGAATCAAAGATCTTAGCTGAGCTAAGAACAATCCGATCATCAGAGGAAGGATGGCCCACGAAACCAAGGGTGTTCGATGCAGAAGAGCTCAGCGGGCTAGTGTACTTGCACGCGGCCTTATGCGAGGCACTACGGTTATATCCACCTGTCCCACTCGTGCATAAGGGTGTAACGAACTTCGATGTCCTTCCCAGCGGAAAACGGGTCCACCCGGGAATGAGGATCTTGTATTCCTTATACGCGATGGGGAGCATGGAGGCGATCTGGGGTAAGGATTGCTTGGAATTCAAGCCGGAGCGATGGATATCTGATCAAGGCACACTGAAATTAGAACACTCGCACAAGTTCTTGGTGTTTAATGCCGGGCCGCGGACTTGCCTCGGCAAGGACATATCGTTCACTCAGATGAAGGCGGTCGCTGCAGCCGTGATCAGTAACTTCCATGTTCAGGTGCTGGAAGGGCAGATCGTGTGTCCAGAATTCTCTATAATCCTTTATATGAAGAACGGTTTGATGGTCGAGATCAGAGAACGGCGTGATTGA